The window GGTATGGAACATCTCTTTTACTTATGTCAGATGGCAATAATagtcttatgtttttttgtacgttttgcatttgattttggTCGCTcccttaaaaaaataaaatgtcataaatttttagttttattacaAACTATTGAACAATTAATTTATACCACAAAATTATTCAATGATTTAGACTTATGGAATCAAGATGACAAAAATTTAGGCgttttacaataatatataggATCGAGTCATTACTTATAAATCATTTCTTaggttcttcttccttcttctcttccttcttctcctctttcttttcctctttcttctcttccttcttctcttctttcttctcctctttggCCGGTCCAACCGATATCAAATCGACTTTACCAaccttcttcaacttctttacCACAGCAACCGCATCCATCGAACCTATCACCGTCAGTTTTTGATCCTTCATATCAGCTGCTATCGAATCAACTCCTGCTTAAACACAATCCTCTTAGCATAAGACTACTACAGTACATTGTATCATCTTTGATCATACAGTTATCGTTTTGAAactaatggaaaaaaataacacTTAAAATCAGTTTTGTTACCGTACCTTACTACAAATCCCATTATCTACAAATAACCCATAAGGCAGACAACGTAGTTTCCATATCAGCCAGCCTTAACTAGGCCCAAACTAATCCTGATTTGTTCGGCCCATAAAATAACACTTCGTTGACTATGGGTCAAGAAAGGTCAAATAATCCAAGCTCTTAAGAATCTTGACGCAATTATAGCATCAAACCAGATTTCATAACGATTGTTTCATACTATAACTTAGCTAAATAATGGTAATTTAGTTGAGTGACAAAACCAGCAGCAAACGTTTACTCTccaaatccttaaaaaaaagtttctaaaatagATTGAACATAACTACGGCTCTAAAACCCAGAATCAAGAACTGAGTTTCAAatcaaaagtgaaaatatagTTAATAAGTAATCACCGAAGATATCAGCTGCAGCTTCTATGGCTTTCTGCTTGGTCCTATCATCTGTCATGGTTAAAACCTTCAACACCACTTTCTAtacaaatccaacaaaaaagtaaatttaCAATTTAGGAGAAAGAGATATATCAtcatattcaatttttaaaacagatatgagaaaagaagaacCTGAGCCATTTGGTCTTGGGATCTTGGAGAAGTaaagtaaagaagagaagagatcgaGAAAGGCaaagaaatagtttttttttcttctttctttagtatagaaaagagagaaaatgaaaatgggGTATTGATTGACAATTGACAAAAGTTTTTGGTGGCTTTTGGTAAAAAGAGGATGATGAGAACCAACATGTGACGCATGTTTTTCTATGTAATATGTAATGGA is drawn from Camelina sativa cultivar DH55 chromosome 8, Cs, whole genome shotgun sequence and contains these coding sequences:
- the LOC104706673 gene encoding 60S acidic ribosomal protein P2-like; the encoded protein is MAQKVVLKVLTMTDDRTKQKAIEAAADIFGVDSIAADMKDQKLTVIGSMDAVAVVKKLKKVGKVDLISVGPAKEEKKEEKKEEKKEEKKEEKKEEKKEEEPKK